In Bacteroidales bacterium, the genomic window TCTGAAACACCTGAACGAAAGATATGAAGCCTGGGTGGAGACTTACAACCTGGGGAAACTGCTGATCGTTAATGTGGACAATCACAACTTTCGGGATAAACGGGAAGATTTAAGTTCCGTTATAGACAACATAAACGCGCAGATACACGGTCTGTTTTAATCGTAAGCTCAGGCTTGTATACTCACCTCTTAACCGAGCCTGCGAGCTCAGCATAGCTACATTTGTTCCATAAAGACAAATCAAAGGCCGTTTCGTTTTACATACCCTTCACATAAATGAATCGCCTGACTGAGATTGTTAAAAAAAGAACGGACTTTTTATAGCCCGTTCCGGTTATTTTCGCGTATCAGATCTTCTGATCCTATTCTGCTGCGGCTTCCCTGGGTACAAAGACCACATCCACAATATTGGCTTCATCGTAGAACTCCTTCATAACCTGAAGCACATCTTTGGTGGTGAGATTTTTGACGATATCTTCAAAATTTGACGGATCGTCAAAATTAATCCCATAAAGGTAATAGTTGTAAAGGTTTGACAGATAATATGCATTGTGCTCTTTACTCTCCTGCCTGTCTTTCACGATATTCTCCACCGTTTTGGAAAGATCTTCTTCCGAGGGTCCCTCAGCGGCCAGTCTTTCCAATTCGGCATAAACCTTCTTTTTCAGGTCGGCCGCCCTTTCGGGATCACAATCAAAATTGATTTGCATGCTTGCCTTTTCCACAGGCCATTTACTGATAGATGTCCCGATTCTCACTCCGTAGGTTCCTCCTTCTTCTTCTCTGATGGATTCCACATATCTGAGATCCAGAATCCCCTCTATAACTCTGATTACCATCTGGTTATAAGGATCATAGTTCATCTCCTGATTGATAATAATGTTCACATTAGCCTTGGGTATTGCCAGTGACATGGGGATGATCTTCTCCACTTTTCCTTCAGGTTCATTTACCTTACGATCGACCCAGGTCTCTGATCTGTCCAGGTCCCTGATTGCACCAATGTATTTCTGAGCCAGCAGTTTTACCTCTTCCTGGTCTATATTCCCTACGATGATAAAAATAAAATCACTCGCATCTGTAAATCTCTCGAGATAGACTTCCTCTATTCTGTCATAACTGACATCCTTCAGAAACTCCTGGTCAAGCACCCTGGTACGGGGATGATAATTGGTGGCGATCAGATTCAGGGAATCACCCATGACCTTCTGAGGATTATTATTCATATTTTCCACAAATGCCATATACCTGGAGATAATTGCATCATGCGCCTCCCTGTCAAATCTGGGCTGATTAAAATAAAGAAATACCAGCTGCATCATTGCCTCCATATCCTTGGGGCTGGCTTTCCCATTCAAGCCTTCACTCAGGTTTCTCAGGCTCAACTGCAGGGAAATATTCTTACCGTTCAGCATCTTCTGAAGCCCCATGGCATCAAAATCACCCACCCCGTACATCTGAATCAGCGAGCTAAGCATATCCGTGCTTGGTACATCTTCATCGCCATACAGGGAACTCCCTCCCTGGCTGTAGGCCCTGATCTCAACCTGATCCTTTTCAAAATCGGCATGTCTGAAAACCACCCGGGCCCCGTTTTCCAGGGTCCACTCCACCGCATCCAGAACTTCCAGCTTCCTTTCATTGACTATTGCTGCGGGAGACGGTTCACTTGAAACCAGCGATTCAGCCAGTGCCTCATCCTGGTAAGCTTCAATCTCTGTGTTGGCCACCTGTTCCAATATTGCCAGGGAAGCGGCCTCAGAAAGGTGTTCCACTCCTTCTCCCACGGGCCCCTGAATCACTAATACCTGGTTTTTATCGGTGATCCATTGCTGCAGCCTCTGATTGAAATCGCCCAGGGTAATGGTGGGAAGAATTGCCTGCACAGCCTGGTATGCAAAGTCCGGTGAGGGATAGGCATCCCCGTCTAAAAAATGGTCCACAAAACCATTTATATACTCTTCATTGCTGATCTTGTCCCGCTCCTTATAATATCTCTCCCACTGTGCCAGTGTCTCGGCTTTGGCACGATCCAGCTCCCCCTGGGTAAATCCATATCTCTTCACACGTTCCAGTTCGGTCATCAGGGCCGTTAAGCCCTCCTCCTCCTGGTTGGGCTTGGGAATGGTAATGGCGGTCAAAGCTTCGTAACCCCTCTCAAAGTCTCCGTAATTGATGACTCCGACCACAAAAGGCGGATCCCCCTTCTGCAACAACTCCTGGATCCGCTGTCCTATCATCGAATTAAAAAGACTGTGGATATAGCTTTCCCTGTGCCCCATAAAGGTTTCCGGGCCATCGTCTGTTTTCCGGTGGCGCACCATATAGCGTATAAGAGTCTGGTCAGCCTCCTCATCAGTTACTAATCCAAAGACCGGATTATCATGGTCAGGAATCTCATAAAACGGCCTTTCCGGGGCATTTTCTACGGCCGGAATCTTTGAAAACAGCTCGATCACTTTCTGCTCCATTTTCTCCGCATCAAAATCACCAGCCATGGCAATGGCCTGAAGATCCGTTCTGTACCACTGGTGGTAAAAATCCCGCAAGGCATTATATTCAAAATTCTCAATCACATCCAGGTCACCGATCACATCCCTCTCGGCAAACTTTGAATTGGGATACAGGTATTTCATGGAAGCCGTAAACATCCTGAACTGGGCGTTTCTCCGGGTGCGCCACTCCTCCTTGATCACCCCTCTCTCCGCATCAATCTCCTTCTCGGTGAGCAGAAGGTAGTTGGACCAGTCATTGAGGACCAACAGGCAGCTGTCGAGAATACCTGGCTTATTTACCGGCACATCTGAGAGATTATAGACGGTCTGGTTCTGACTGGTATAAGCATTGATATTCACCCCGAATGCGACCCCGTGCCGCTCCAGAAAATCGATGATCCCCTTATCCGGAAAATGCTCGGTTCCGTTGAAGGCCATATGTTCCAGGAAATGGGCCAGTCCATTCTGATGGTCCTCCTCCAGCAGGGCCCCCACATTCTGGATAATATAAAAGGAAGCCCTCTCTTTGGGCTCCTGGTTGGATTTGATGTAATAGGTCAGTCCATTGTCCAGGACCCCATAACGGACCGTCTCATCATTAGGCACAGGCGACATGGGATCCACCTGGGCCAGACTGCCTGCATATACCATGATCAGCAAAACAGCCGAAAAAATCAATTTAACTTGTTTCATATCTTTATATATTTAAAATAACTATAGATCAGCCATTATTTGGCAAAATGAAGTTAGCGAAAAATGGATCTTTATGAATGCCACGAAACAGTTTTTTTCTAATTTAACTTCTTACATTTCCGGATTAACAAACTAAAAACAGAAATCATGCATGTTTCCAGACGTAATTTCCTGAGGCTTTCCGGTGCCGGCCTGATGGCCACACAGGCCCCTTCTATATTATCGGCCCGTCAGATGCCTGCTTTCAAAGAACCAGGTATTCCCTTTCAACTAGGAATCGCCTCCTACACCTTCCGGGAGTTCAGCCTGGAGGAAAGCATTTCCATGACTGCGCGGCTTGGCATAAAAAAACTCTGTTTGAAAAGCATGCATATGCCTCTTGATGCCAGCCCCGATGAGATCAAAAAAATGGTCTCCAAAATTAATGCCGCAGGGATCGATCTTTATGCCGGAGGGGTCATTTATATGACCCGTAAGGAAGAGGTAGACCATGCTTTTGCATATGCGAAAAATGCGGGAATGAAAGTGATCGTGGGAGCCCCCGATCATGAATTGCTTGATCAATGCAATCAAAAGGTAAAGGAGACCGGAATCAAACTGGCCATCCATAACCATGGACCGGGCGACGATAAATATCCCACCCCGGAAAGTGTGTACAAACTTGTGGAAGGGATGGATCCGGGAATGGGAATTTGCGTGGATATCGGTCATACCGTCCGGATCGGTGAAGACCCCATCACCGAAACCAGGAAATACATGGACCGGGTACATGACATTCATATCAAGGATGAAGACAAAGCCGATCCTGCCGGCAATACCTGTGAAATCGGTCATGGAGTCATTGACATCCCTGGCTTTCTGAACATGTTGCTTGAAGAGAAATACAGCAAAGTAGTCAGTTTCGAATATGAAAAAGACGGGAAGGATCCCCTGGCCGGGCTGGCTGAATCGGTGGGTTATGTGAGGGGAATTCTCAGGATGCTCTCTGCATAGATCTTCTGTGAATCAATAAGGCCCGGAAGTTCCGGGCCTTGCAGCTCCCCAGGTAGGACTTGAACCTACGACCTACGGATTAACAGTCCGCCGCTCTAACCAACTGAGCTACTGAGGAATTTTTCAGTCTTTTCAACTGTGCCTGATTAAGCGACGCAAAAATAATCGCTTTTACCCAATAAAACAAACATTTCAAAAAAACCTTGCATACAAAACTCCGTAAACAGCCTTAGAGTTATAATAGCCCTATATTTGTACGAAAACCAGAACAGATGACTAAAGTACTAGGAATGGGGAATGCCCTGGTGGATATTATTACCCGGATTGAAGATGACAAAATGCTGGATATTTTTGGTTTGCCCAAAGGAAGCATGACACTGGTGGATCTGGATACTTCCAATTTTATTCATGCCGAAACCGCCGGAATGTCCAAGTCCAGAGCCTCCGGAGGATCTGCAGCCAATACCATTCATGGCCTGTCCCACCTGGGTGTTGAAACCGGGTTCGTGGGAACCGTGGGAAATGATGATATGGGAAAGTTCTTCAAAAAAGACATGGAGGTCAATAAGATAAAGCCCATTCTTTTCCGGACCATGAACGAAACAGGCAGAGCCATGGCCTTGATTTCCAAGGATTCTGAAAGAACATTTGCGACCTATCTGGGCGCTGCCGTGGATCTCTCGGCAGACGACATTGCCCAGGAAATATTCAAAGAATATGACTATTTCTATATTGAAGGTTACCTGGTACAGGACCGTATGTTGTTTGAAAAAGCACTGCGGCTTGCAGCGAATTCCGGGCTGAAAATCTGTCTGGACCTGGCCAGTTATAATATCGTGGATGAGAATGTGGACTTTTTCAAATCCATGATTTCTACGTATGTGGATCTATTATTTGCCAATGAGGAAGAGATCAGGGCCCTGACTGGCTTATCACCGGAAAAAGGCGCCATGGAAGTCCGGGAGATTTGTGATCTTGTGGTGATAAAACTGGGTGCAGAAGGGTCCTTCTGTGTTTGTAAGGAAGGCATGGTAAGAATTGGTGTCAGACCTTCGAAAGCCATTGATACAACAGGTGCGGGGGACCTGTATTCCGCCGGTTTTATTTATGGGTATATGAAAGGCCTTCCTGCTGAAACCTGTGGCCAGATGGGGGCCATTCTGGCTGGCAGGGTCATAGAACTGATTGGTGCAAAGATGAATGAATCCAATTGGGAAAATCTGCGCAGGGAGATCCATGCACTTGAGGCTTAAAGCCCGCTTCGAAACCTGACCTGGTAACCACCGAATTTCCTCATATTGATTACCAGGTTCCGGTCCAGCATCAGGTATTGTCCTTTGATGCCTGTCAGTTCTCCGGAAACAACCGGATCCTTATCAAAATTAAGACTTCTGACCTTTTCCGGGTATTGAATGACCGGGTATTCCAGCTCAATCTCCTGTATATCCTTTGTAAGATAAATGGCCAGTTCTGAGGGTATCAGGGCCGAAAGACGATGTTTCTCCTTAAGCAGGTCTATGCTTCCCGGAGCAGATCCGGATACCATTTTCCGCCAGTTCGTTTTATCCGCAATATGCTTCTTCAGGGCAACTTCAATCAAACCGGCCGTAAATCGATTCGGGGTTCTTGCCAATGTTAAGGCCCGTACAGCTCCCTGGTCGATCCAGCGGGTGGGGATCTGGGTGGATCGGGTTACCCCCACTTTGATTCCACTGGTTTCTGACAGATAAACGATATGATCAATCAGGCAGTGACAGGCCGCATATTCCATATCCCGCGCCATCCCTTCATGGGCCCTGCATAATTCCGGCCGCAACACACATTCCTCAGTCTCCGGAGCGCTGATAAAACAGCGATAACAGTAGCCCTGGGCAAAAGACTTGCCGGTCGCACGGCCACACTTAATACAGTGGATATGGCCCGTGTACTCCATCCTAACGGCAGTGCCCAGCAGCTCATTCATCTTCACTCTATGCTCACCCAGGGGCAAAGTGTACTCTACCACCTTCCCCTGAAACGACTCCATCTTCCTGATGTTTCCAGCATATTCCACACTCCGAATATAAGAAAATTAATATTTTTTTCATTTATTTACTACTATGTATTGCATGGTATTAATATATTTATATATCTTTGTATTGTAATATTGCTTGCATAGACATATAGCTTGAGAAATATAGTAGTATAAAAAATGGAGACCTATGAATATTGATAACGCAAAAGCACAGATGCGGAAGGGTATCCTGGAGTATTGCATTTTATCCATCCTGGGTAAGAAAGACCTCTATACTTCAGATATCATCAATGCCTTGAAGGAAAATGACCTGATAGTCGTTGAAGGCACCCTCTACCCACTGCTGACCCGGCAGAAAAATGCCGGACTGCTCAAATACAGATGGGAGGAAAGTACCCAGGGCCCTCCAAGAAAATACTACAGCCTGACAGAGATCGGAAGGTCCTATTTGAAAGAGCTGGATGATTCCTGGGATGCCCTGATCAGCTCGGTAAAATCAATTAAGAACTACAAATAAAGCCATATACCATGAAGAAAGCGATCAAAATCAATTTAAGCGGAATCATCTTCCATATTGATGAGGATGCTTATGAAAAACTAAAAACCTACCTGGATACCATCAGCAGGCATTTCTCCAACAAACAGGAAAGCAAAGAGATTATTGATGATATTGAGGCGAGAATTGCTGAGTTGTTCCAGGAGCGGATCACGGAGGAAGCGCAGGTAATTACTCTTTCAATTGTTAACGAAGTAATCGATATCATGGGTAATCCGGAGGACATTGCAGATTCCGGTGAAGAGGCTGAACAACGTACCTTTCATGATTCATATTACAAAAGCAGGAGGCTCTTTCGCGATCCTGAGAATTCTGTCATTGGGGGTGTCTGTGGAGGCCTTTCTGCCTATTTCAGTGTGGATCCGGTAATTTTCCGCTTATTGTTTGTGATCTTCTTCTTTGCAGGCGGAGCTTCTATCCTGGTCTACGTGATTCTCTGGATCGTTCTGCCCAAAGCTGAAACTGCAGCACAAAAGCTGGAAATGCGCGGAGAGAAAGTGAATGTATCCAACCTGGAAAAAAAAATTCGTGAAGAATACGACCAGGTAAAGGACAATGTTAAAGAAGGATACTCGAAAGCCCGGAATTCTGAAACCTACCAAAGGACAGAAAGGGCCGCGTCGGATTTTTTCGACGTTTTGGGAAAAATACTTCTGGTGTTTGTTAAGGTCATCTTAATTATCATCGGAACCAGCCTGGTTATTGCAGGTATTGGGCTTCTGATCGGACTAATCGCCCTTCCATTTGTTGGAATACATATGTTTCCGTTCGAATCGTACCATTTTTCCCTGGGTGATATCCTGGTGCCTTTTACAGACCCTGTCTCCGTGACCCTTCTGGTCATTTCGATTTCACTGATATTTCTGATTCCCGTTGCAGCCATGCTCTATGGATTAATAAAACTGATCTTCAACATAAAGACCAGGAACCGGGGACTGACCTTTGGGGCTCTTACCCTGTGGATCGTGAGCCTGTTATGCATTATAGGTATCGTGGCCTTTGAAAGTACTAACTATTCCAATTTTGGCCGGGAAAGTTTCTCCCAGGAGCTGCTTACAAACAGCGATACACTTTATATTACTGTTAACGAAAGCCAGGATGACTATCTGGATGACGAATCCATCATTGATTTGGATGACAGATGGTTCCTTCTGGAGGATGCAGATGCTTTCTACGGGAGAATCAGCCTGGATATTGAGAGAACGGAAGGAGAAGAATTCCTGCTTGAAATTGAAAAGGAGTCAAAGGGAAGATCCAGGGAACATGCCAGCGAAAACGCTACCCATATAGATTACCACTTCCGCACTACAGGGAACACGCTGGTACTGGATCCCTATTTCTCCGTGGACCTCGATCACAAGTGGAGATTCCCCAGGGTGGAAACCATGGTCAGGGTTCCGGAAGGTAAAGTGGTTGTGCTCGATCGTCAGATCAGGGACATTCTGGAAGGTGTCCGCAATGTGGATCGCCTCTCCGATTGGAATATGGCTGGGAAATCCTGGAAAATGACCGAGGAAGGCCTGGAAAAAATTGCAAATTAATTTTAATATTTTGTATATTTGCCTCCCGGTTTTCGCAACCACCTCTGACCCGTGGTGTAATTGGCAACACGTCTGATTTTGGTTCAGAAGAGTCCAGGTTCGAGCCCTGGCGGGTCAACAGAGTAAAAACAATACGCCCTTTCTTACAACAAGAAGGGGCGTTTTATACGTATAGAACCTGTGATAATCTGATTCTTAAGCGTTTACACAAAAACATACAGACATATTGTTATAAACTAATTACTTGTTGTTTTACAAAACAATATCGCCATCGCCCTGGCCCAATAAATTTCGTAAAATATTTAAGAGATTTTATACATTTGAACATAGGTCAATGCATGCCAATTAAAATGATCCAACATGAAAAATTCAGTTTTTATTTTTGCCCTGGCTTTCATATCCGCCGGTGTCTTTGGTCAGAAAGTTAATTTTTCCGGAGAGTGGAAACTCAATGATCAGAAAAGTGAATTGGGTGATCAGTTCAGCCTGGCTCCCCTGGCCATGACCGTGGAGCATAAAAAAAAGACACTGGACCTGACCAATATCAGTGAATGGGATGGACAGGAATACGAAAGCAAAACCCACTACACCCTGGACGGAGCTGAATGTGAAAATATTGGCTTCATGGAATCTGTTACCAAATCGACAGCCGCTTTCGATAAAAAGGCCAAAACCCTGACAATTGTCACCAAAGGATCTGTGGAGGGGATGGACTATACACTTACCCAGGTCATGTCTATGAACGAGGGAAGCCTGCTGGTGGAGTCTGAAGCAGCTTCGGATATGGGAGAGATGTTTGAGACCTTTGTATTTGATAAAAAACAGCCTTGATTCAGACAGTATCTCCTGAACATAACAATCACAAATGCTTAATAATAGCAGCCGTTTCAGCAGGAACGGCTGCTTTCATTTGATAAATTCCTGAATGATCAAATGAATATTGTATTAGCTTTGTATAAACCGCTTACTGATGATGCTAAAAAGAGCTCTGTATCTGGCCATATTTCTTTTTGTATCCCTTTCCGTTGAGGCACAGATTAATGTCTACATGGGAGGGAATCTGCAGAGGAATTTCTCCCGGATCAGGGGGGACGAGGCTACCCGGGAACCCGGGTTCGGGGGAGGTGTAAATTTTGTTTACTGGGAATATGAATACTGGTTTCTGAAGGCTGGAATCGACTATAATCGACGAAACTCCTCGGCCCTGGACTACCCGGATGATTATGGCATCACACCAGTGGGCCCGGATGATAAGATCCAAATCACTTTTACGGAGCAGACTCTTGGAATTCCCTTGGTTTTGTATTTTCGCCCCCTTGAATCGAACGGCAATACCTTACTGCTTACCGGCTCGATGAATACCATGATGGTGGTCGGCTTAAAAGAAAACTCCGAGGAATATGGTGAAACTACACTGAAAGGGGACGGCATTAAAAACCGAATAAAATCGAGCCTTGGGATAGGGATTGGATATCAGCGTCAACTGGATAAGCAGATGTTCCTGAATCTGGTGCCTTCATACAATATCGATCTGAGGGGAGACCGGAGTTTCAATTCCATAAGCATTACCCTTGAATTGATTTTTGGCGTTTATTGAGCCGCTTTTCACTCCGGAAAACACAGGATCTGATGGCTATGGAGTTCTCTTCGAAACTTTTTTGATAAACCCCCGGTAAGCCCGTCAAGCTCCTTCCAGTACCTTTTACTATGGTCGGGAATCCGGGTATGTACCAGTTCATGCAGTATCACGTAATCGGACAGGTGTCCGGGAAGCATGATCAGCCAACTGTTCAGATTGATGCTTTTCCGGGCTGTACAGCTACCCCACCGGGTTTTCATCTTCCGGATCTTTAATCCGGTAATCGTATAACCATGTAAATCAGACAGTTCTGCCACCCTGCCAGGCAGATAACGCCGTGCCTCCTCCCCCAGTAGCCGCCAGACAGCCTCCTCCACACTCTTTTCACCCCTAAGCAGTTGTACTTGAAATTCCCGGTCTCTGATCCAAATACGGCCCCCTTCAGGAGGAAGCGTTTTGTTGCAATCCCTGTGATTCAACCCATCAAGTCGCTTCAGGACCCATTGCTGCTTTGAAAGAAAAAAGCTCTCTGCCCTTCTTTGACTCAAATGACGTGGAATGGTCACCCTCACCTTCCCCTGCTGATTAATCCGTATGGCCAGATTCTTGGCACGACTGTTTTTCACATAACAAACTTCCCCAATCCCTTTATAATGCAATATATTTTGAGTTTTTTGCATCCAGTTTAAATGCTTATCTATACCTTTAACAACTCTTTTAAAAAAAAGAATATAATGATTCGAAAATCAATCATGCTCTCTTTTGTACTGCTGACAACAGGTTTTTCTCTGGCTGCACAGCAACCCTGGTCGCTGGAGGATTGCATTCAGTACGCCATGGAAAACAACATTCAGATCAAACAAGCAGTTTTGAACACCGAATATAATGAAAACCTGCTAACGCAGTCAAAGCTGGGACAAATTCCAAGCCTGAACGGGAGTGCAAATTACAGCTTTTCCTGGGGACGTGCCCTGGACCAGACCACCTACCAGTTTACCGATAACCAGCAGATAAACTCTGTCAACATAGGGCTCCGGTCAACTGCAAACTTGTTTAACGGCTTACAGGTGAGAAACACCATCCTGCAAAACCAACTGGACCTGATGGCCAGTTACCAGGATGTTCAAAAAGTTAGAAATGATATCTCCCTCAACATTGCCGCGGCCTATCTGAACATCATGTTCAACCAGGAACTCCTGGCCGTTACCCGAAGTCAGCTGGATATTACCGGTCAGCAGCTGGAGCGTACCAATAAAATGGTAGAGGCAGGCAAGCTTGCCAGGGGCAATGCGCTGGAGCTGCAGGCTCAGTATGCTTCTGAAGAACTGAACCTTGTTAATGCGGAAAACCAACTTTCCATCTCCCTGCTGAATTTGCAGCAGATTCTGGATCTACCCATCGATACGGCTTTTGAGGTAGAAATCCCCGTACTGAAAGATCCGGATGAAAACCCCTTGCTTATCAATACACTAGAGGTATACCGCATTGCAGAACAGGATATGCCCGAGATTAAAAGTGCCATGTTGAGCCTGGAGAGTGCCGAAAAAGGGCTGGCCATCGCCAAGGGAAGAAGGTCACCCCAGTTGAGCCTGTCGGCCAACTATAATTCGGGGTACTCGGATATTCGCGAACAGGTAATTGATCTGGGCCCTCCTCAGCAAATCCCAATCGGGGAGACAGTAGGTGGGGAAGGTGTCGTTTCCTATCCACAGGGAATGCCCATTTACGGGGCCTACCCGTTTTTTGAACAGGTCAGGGAGAATACCTCTGCCGGAATTGGTCTTGGATTGACCATTCCCATATTCAACGGCTGGAGCACCAATACCAGTATTGCCAACGCCAGGATCATGCATGAAAATGCAAAGCTTGACCTGCAAAGTAAGAAGCTCACCCTTTATGCAACGATTCAGCAGGCCTACGCGGACGCCCTGGCGGCTCTGAAAAAATTCAAGGCCACCCAAAAGGCGCTGATCTCCATGGAGGAGTCATTCAAATACACCGAAAAGAAATTCGAAGTCGGACTGGTAAATACGGTGGATTATAACATATCAAAGAACCAGCTGATTGCCACGCAGTCCGATTTGCTCCAGGCCAAATACGATTTTATTTTCAGAACAAAAATTCTCAATTTCTATCAAGGAGAAGTCATCACCCTTTAAGCTTTCAAATCAATGAAATCAAAAAGATCAATTATCATCATAGTAATCTCCGCAGTTGTCATCCTGAGTATACTTGGAATCGGAAAAAAGAAGGGATGGTTCGGAGATGAGGGATACCTCAAGGTTGCAGTTGAAAAAGGTATTGAAAGAGAGATTGTAGAGGTCATCACCGCCAACGGGAAGATCCAACCCGAGACGGAAGTGGCAATTTCGCCTGATGTATCGGGCGAAATTGTGGAACTGGTTGTCAACGAGGGCGACGAGATCCGGAAAGGACAATACCTGCTTAAAATCAAGCCGGAAGCCTATCAGATGGCCCGGAACCGGGCCGAAGCCTCTCTGAACAATGCCAGGGCCCGGCAAAAGCAGGTGGAAGCTCAGTTGGAGATGGCCAGCCTGGATTATCAAAGAAACAAACAACTATACGAAGAAGAAGCTATTTCAGCCGCCGAATTTGAACAAACCCTCACGACTTACAATGCTACTCTTGCTGAGAAGGAAGCAGCTGAGTTTTCGGTTATGAGCGCTCAGGCCACCCTGAACGAGGCAGATGAGAGCCTGACCAAAACTTCTGTTTATGCTCCGATGACCGGCACCATTTCGAGCCTTTCTGTGGAACTTGGCGAACGTGTGGTAGGAACCTCCATGATGTCGGGTACAGAAATGCTCCGGATTGCAGATTTAAACCGAATGGAGGTGGAAGTGGAGGTAAATGAGAACGATATTGTCCGGGTAAGCCATTGGGATACGGCCATGATCGAGGTGGATGCCTATCCCGACACGCGTTTCAGGGGTGTGGTTTCCGAAATTCCGGTCTCGGCCAATACGACCGGTGTCACCACGGATCAGGTCACCAATTTTATGGTAAAGATCCTGCTTCTGACAGAGTCCTATGAAGATAAAATCTCCGATGGCAACCCCTATCCGCTGCGGCCCGGAATGTCGGCAACAGCCGACATCCAGACGGACCGTAAAACGGGCATTTATTCCATCCCCATCCAGGCGGTGACCACCAGGATGGATACTACAGGATCCGCTTCCATACAAGAAGATCAGCAACTTGGTCAGCTTAGCTCGGACGGAACAGTCAGCAATGTATCAGTGCCTTCCGGGGCAGAGGCTCCGAGCGATGAACCTATGGTAGTGGTCTTTGTGGTTTCCGAAGGAAAAGCATGGATGAAAAAGGTTAAAACCGGTATCCAGGATAACAATTATATTGAAGTTACTGAAGGCCTTGAAAAAGATGTAGATATTGTTGTAGCGCCCTATTCAGCCATATCAAGGCAATTAAAAAACGATATGAGTGTAGAGGTGGTAAGCGAGGAAGAGCTCTTCGAGGGCGATAAAAAGAGAAGAGACTAAGATCGTATGACCGGCCCCCTTATTTTACATATTGAAACAGCCACCGATATCTGTTCGGTTGCTCTTTCAAAAGGGAACCGGCAACTTTCACTTGTAGAAAGCGGTCAGGAACGCTCACATGCAAGCCTGCTAAATGCCTTTATAAGAAAGGTCCTGGCAGAAGCCGGAAAGGATTTCAAAGATCTGGATGGGGTTGCTGTAAGCAAAGGACCGGGATCATATACCGGCCTGAGAATAGGCGTTTCCACAGCAAAAGGAATCGCCTATGCCCTTGAAATCCCCTTGCTTTCTGCGGGGACCCTGGAAAATAT contains:
- a CDS encoding PadR family transcriptional regulator: MNIDNAKAQMRKGILEYCILSILGKKDLYTSDIINALKENDLIVVEGTLYPLLTRQKNAGLLKYRWEESTQGPPRKYYSLTEIGRSYLKELDDSWDALISSVKSIKNYK
- a CDS encoding adenosine kinase, with protein sequence MTKVLGMGNALVDIITRIEDDKMLDIFGLPKGSMTLVDLDTSNFIHAETAGMSKSRASGGSAANTIHGLSHLGVETGFVGTVGNDDMGKFFKKDMEVNKIKPILFRTMNETGRAMALISKDSERTFATYLGAAVDLSADDIAQEIFKEYDYFYIEGYLVQDRMLFEKALRLAANSGLKICLDLASYNIVDENVDFFKSMISTYVDLLFANEEEIRALTGLSPEKGAMEVREICDLVVIKLGAEGSFCVCKEGMVRIGVRPSKAIDTTGAGDLYSAGFIYGYMKGLPAETCGQMGAILAGRVIELIGAKMNESNWENLRREIHALEA
- a CDS encoding insulinase family protein; the protein is MKQVKLIFSAVLLIMVYAGSLAQVDPMSPVPNDETVRYGVLDNGLTYYIKSNQEPKERASFYIIQNVGALLEEDHQNGLAHFLEHMAFNGTEHFPDKGIIDFLERHGVAFGVNINAYTSQNQTVYNLSDVPVNKPGILDSCLLVLNDWSNYLLLTEKEIDAERGVIKEEWRTRRNAQFRMFTASMKYLYPNSKFAERDVIGDLDVIENFEYNALRDFYHQWYRTDLQAIAMAGDFDAEKMEQKVIELFSKIPAVENAPERPFYEIPDHDNPVFGLVTDEEADQTLIRYMVRHRKTDDGPETFMGHRESYIHSLFNSMIGQRIQELLQKGDPPFVVGVINYGDFERGYEALTAITIPKPNQEEEGLTALMTELERVKRYGFTQGELDRAKAETLAQWERYYKERDKISNEEYINGFVDHFLDGDAYPSPDFAYQAVQAILPTITLGDFNQRLQQWITDKNQVLVIQGPVGEGVEHLSEAASLAILEQVANTEIEAYQDEALAESLVSSEPSPAAIVNERKLEVLDAVEWTLENGARVVFRHADFEKDQVEIRAYSQGGSSLYGDEDVPSTDMLSSLIQMYGVGDFDAMGLQKMLNGKNISLQLSLRNLSEGLNGKASPKDMEAMMQLVFLYFNQPRFDREAHDAIISRYMAFVENMNNNPQKVMGDSLNLIATNYHPRTRVLDQEFLKDVSYDRIEEVYLERFTDASDFIFIIVGNIDQEEVKLLAQKYIGAIRDLDRSETWVDRKVNEPEGKVEKIIPMSLAIPKANVNIIINQEMNYDPYNQMVIRVIEGILDLRYVESIREEEGGTYGVRIGTSISKWPVEKASMQINFDCDPERAADLKKKVYAELERLAAEGPSEEDLSKTVENIVKDRQESKEHNAYYLSNLYNYYLYGINFDDPSNFEDIVKNLTTKDVLQVMKEFYDEANIVDVVFVPREAAAE
- a CDS encoding sugar phosphate isomerase/epimerase; protein product: MHVSRRNFLRLSGAGLMATQAPSILSARQMPAFKEPGIPFQLGIASYTFREFSLEESISMTARLGIKKLCLKSMHMPLDASPDEIKKMVSKINAAGIDLYAGGVIYMTRKEEVDHAFAYAKNAGMKVIVGAPDHELLDQCNQKVKETGIKLAIHNHGPGDDKYPTPESVYKLVEGMDPGMGICVDIGHTVRIGEDPITETRKYMDRVHDIHIKDEDKADPAGNTCEIGHGVIDIPGFLNMLLEEKYSKVVSFEYEKDGKDPLAGLAESVGYVRGILRMLSA
- a CDS encoding DUF2797 domain-containing protein, which translates into the protein MESFQGKVVEYTLPLGEHRVKMNELLGTAVRMEYTGHIHCIKCGRATGKSFAQGYCYRCFISAPETEECVLRPELCRAHEGMARDMEYAACHCLIDHIVYLSETSGIKVGVTRSTQIPTRWIDQGAVRALTLARTPNRFTAGLIEVALKKHIADKTNWRKMVSGSAPGSIDLLKEKHRLSALIPSELAIYLTKDIQEIELEYPVIQYPEKVRSLNFDKDPVVSGELTGIKGQYLMLDRNLVINMRKFGGYQVRFRSGL